The Thermodesulfobacteriota bacterium genome has a segment encoding these proteins:
- a CDS encoding AMP-binding protein, whose translation MGKQLWKPSEERVKGTNMYRFMNFVNDKIGKDFTNYDPMYRWSIENIPEFWTLMWEFTEIRASKPYSQVIDDVTKMPGAKWFAGARLNFAENLLRYRDDHVALIFKGESQDSIKMTYKELYDEVARVAKSLREATVKPGDRVVGFMPNMPESIIAMLAAASVGATWSSCSPDFGIKGVLDRFGQIKPKVLFTANGYSF comes from the coding sequence ATGGGTAAACAGTTATGGAAGCCTTCGGAGGAAAGAGTAAAGGGTACCAACATGTACCGGTTCATGAATTTTGTGAATGACAAAATCGGTAAGGATTTTACCAATTATGATCCGATGTACCGGTGGTCCATAGAAAACATACCGGAGTTTTGGACCTTAATGTGGGAATTTACCGAAATCAGGGCATCAAAGCCGTATAGCCAGGTCATTGATGATGTAACTAAAATGCCCGGTGCCAAATGGTTTGCCGGTGCAAGGCTCAATTTTGCGGAAAATCTTCTTCGATACCGGGATGACCATGTGGCCCTGATTTTCAAAGGAGAAAGCCAGGATTCCATCAAGATGACCTATAAAGAGCTTTACGATGAAGTCGCCCGTGTGGCCAAGTCTTTAAGAGAGGCAACAGTAAAACCGGGTGACCGGGTGGTGGGTTTTATGCCGAACATGCCTGAATCCATCATTGCCATGCTGGCCGCCGCAAGCGTGGGTGCCACCTGGTCTTCCTGCTCTCCTGATTTCGGAATAAAAGGAGTTCTGGACAGATTCGGACAGATCAAGCCCAAAGTGTTATTTACCGCCAACGGCTATTCTTTTA